The window AAATTGGGATATAAATAGTCTCTGGATGGTAGGAATATGACTGGTTAAGTTTCTTCTTCTTGTCCAAATCCTGTAACATCCAGGTGAAGAAAGTGCTAACACTGTATGAAGGCCAAGCATGGAGCAACTTCCTGTTCTTTCAGCTATGGCATTTCTTCCATGGTCAGGATGAAGCGCAACAACCCCTGGGGTTGTTACAGAGAGAGGGGATTGCAGCTTGTGATCTTGACTGGAATCTTCTTTGATTGCTGCTGCACCTGAACAGCtctgagaaaggaggaaagtcCACGTGGAAGGTGGTGCAGGCATTTCTTCCAAAACTAGTTTATGGTGTACAGAATGCTGAGATGTAGTCCATGTGAGGTCTGTCACAGGACTGGAGTCCAATtttatgtgaaaagaaataggGAGCACTGGGGTATCcaagaaagaagacagagaatTGTTGCTCGAATCTAAAGAAGGTATTTTGGTAGATCTCATTGAATAAAGTGCCAAAGATTGAAAGCTGAACATCTTGGTACACCAACTGTCAGCCCAGCGTGAGTGTAAGTTCCTGTTAATGCAAGAGAAAGCTTCCAATAGATTTTTAGATCTACGCTGGCTGTGCCTTGCAGCCGCTGGAAGAATTTCAGAAGAATACGGCAGGGATTCCAAGCTATGGATGCTTGTGGCAGGTACCAGTAATTTGCTGGCTAATGCAGACAGCTTGCTCAGCAATGCTGGTTCTTTGGtacattttctgaatttcaagCTGCTCAGCAAACTGCACCTCTTGGCTTTCTGCCTCGGCATATGGACAAATCTCATGGCTATTTCCTTCTTCACTGTTGGTGATTTAGAGGCAAAGTACAAAGATTTGAGGACTGTGTTTTCCTGTTTAGGGGGCATTTCTGAGGGAGGCTCCAAAACAGTTGAACtttttgattttcttatttttcttacagtttctAGTTGATATGACGTGGGAACTTTTTTGCATGTTCTTCCAGGCTGTATTTTCAATGGGAGAGGTCCTCTTAGTTTATTTCTAGTTCCAAAGGCACCAAGAATTCCATTATAACCTGCCTTAAGGTTCaggttttccatttctgaatcCTGAGTCTTTAAAAAACATGAACTAATAGTATCAGTGGTAATCTTTGGCCTTTTGATTTCTTGTAAAGTGCTacacagtttattttcattgcttctcACAGCAAAAACTTCCTTTGAAGGACTTTCAAACTTTGTATTTCTTGACATCACCAACTCATTTGAAGAACTGCATAAAAGCTCAGAACTGTACAATACGCTTGGATGCACTGCAACTTTTGATTTCACTTTGTAcgctgcctttttttcttgttttgctttgtctgaCCCATGCACTTTCACCCCCTCACACTTTTTCTTTCGTTTACGTGCCTGACATTTCTCTACTTTATCACGTCTCACAGAATCTGAAGTCTCATTTTCCACGGAAACTGAATGAGCTGCTACAGTGTCTTGACATCCTGTAATTTCCTTTGCATTATCTTTGCTTTGTGCATTTAATTTGTAAGGCACACATACTTCACATTGAACTGCATAATTTGGTAATGATTCTTTACAACCATTTGATAGCACGTTCATTTCATTATATTTGAATTCTGGTGAAGTTTCTGTATCAGATGCATCTGCAGTTTGACAGTCTTGCACAGCTTCTGATAGTAAACTGGTATCAGTGGAGCCTGTAAGCTTTGCAGCGTTCCTTTCCTTTGAAAGACTGTTTAGGTCAGGTCTTGGGATTTCTTCAAAACCTTTTTCATAGTTCTCTGTACTTAGAGTAATTGTTTTGCTACTAGACTCTTCTAAACCTTCTATTGAGGCCCATAAGCAATCTTCTCCATCAAGTAAGGAATGTACGGGCAACTTTTTTTTATGAGAcacttctctttccattttctcttctgtacaTGCATTCTTCAACTTCTCTCCAAAATCAGCACTTTTTGGTAAGGTCACATCCATGACTTTTGCAGTCAGCACACCATGCCTCTcatctctctgcctttctttgttGCATGCACAAACACTGAAACTTCTTGCACCTTTCAGAGAGCTAGCTGCCTTTTCATCCTCTAAAGATGGTATTTCAGTATTGCTGGCTTCTCTCTTAATGTACATTGTTACAGAAAAAGGTTTTGTCACTGAAGAACCTTTCCAACAAATTTCATCTGAAGATGAATCGCTATTACCTATGTCTGTATTCTCAGATGACacaaatagcttttctttctgaagcaaagaGTTAGCTAAGTTTGGAGCCGATGGTGTTTCTGAATCCTCATGAGTCTCATTAGAAGAATCCTGGATGTTAAACTTCCCAAAACAAGATGGACCCATGCCCTTGTTAGCATCATTTTCTTTACCAGGCTCCAACATTAACTGTGAGCAAGAATTATTTgagacagattttattttcagatttttgttttccatctctgaaGGTACACACATTTCTGGCTTATAAAACAGACTCCCATGAATTGATGAGGAGGGCAAAAATGAGACATTAACTGCTTGGTCCCCAGTTAAGCACTTCATCTTTGCCAAGGATCGCTTCCTTGCATTTCTTGAAATTACTAGCTCTACTTTGTCTTTCACAGATTTGATGGACAAACCATGCTGTGAACATTGTGATTTGCTATCAGGAAGGCTTTCTTCGTGAGTTCCTTTATCTGCTCTTCCACAGCCGTTCTCACTTTCTTTTACTTCTGTCATCTTCTCTTGAATTCCATCACTGACAAAACTGATGCATCTTGAGTAGTCTGCATTGGTTAAACCACTTGAAGACTCAAAATCCACTGCATCCTCTTTTAAAGTTCTTTGAAAACCATCTTCTCTTACATGTTTGTGACCTAACAGAGTCAGGTCATCACCTTTTTTAAACAATATCTGTTCATGTTGGCTAGAGCTGATTGACAGTTTAGCTTCCTCTGCAGAAGTAGCAATATACTGTAAACCAGTATTTGGTTCTTTGTTTAAGCTTTCTACATGTTGCTTTCTGCCATGAACCAGGCCATAGAACTCACTCTGATGTGCAAGAAACTGATTTTCCATTGGAGAAACGGTCATTTCTGTTTGGATAGCGTGTCTTGTTTGCATATTCATATTGTTGAGCAGCGGACATGCACCACAGATAGAAAAGCTGTACTCAGAACTAGCTGTGAGTGATGACATTCCTTTCTTCCCAGATGTGCCTAGTTCTCTCATCTTCAGAAGTAATGGAGAGTTGCAAAATTCAAAATTAtgaacacaattttttttgttcaaatttCTGACTAATAGCTGTTTACCAGTCTCACTTCTCCAATTCCCTTCAGGAACTTTTGGAGAACTCACAGTTCTTATTTTATCAAATTCATGGGTATGGACAGCACACATACTAAATTGTTTTCCTGCCTCATCTTTGTCACAAATAATTTCACTGCAATCTGTTAATTTACAAAGATCAAAttgtttcacattttcagaTTTCATATTCTTATTCATATTCTTATTTGAAATCTCATCTACTAAGATAGCAGGAGGTTCCTCTGCATCATAAGTTAggcaaaacatgcttttttctgtggaaatatcATTTATCCCATGCAGAGCTACACATCTATTGCCCCAATCATCTTGACAGGGAAGAGATCTACATGACAAAGGGCAGCATTCTTCCAGAAAAGTGATTGTCTTTTTACTATTACATCCAACTGAATCTTCTCCTTCCAAACTATCATTTTCAATCTTCATCTCAATATCAGCCTTAAAAAAGTTACTGTTCAGGACAGCATCACCTACAGGTGTACTACTTGGTAAGATACTGGAAGTAGTGGAAGCTGTATGCTGGTCTTTTAAAGTCTGATTACTACATTTCCACGTGTTGCTATGTTCATTTTCTACACTCTCCACCTTCCCTTCTGAAGACTTCTTGTTCTCCTGGGAAATGTTGCCTGTCATACTGGATTCATCAGAAGTCTTGGGATTTATTGAGGACGTGAATTTGTCTTTATGCAGCACAAATTCAGCAacttgttcttctgttttcccagAAGAACCAAACAATTCTTTTCCAGATAGATTATCCTGAACCTTGTCCTTGCTTGCAGCTTCATTAGCAGTACAAAACGGACACTCATCACAGTGAGGCTCTCTTGATTTTTGTGCAAGAGGAGGTAGAATTACATTTAGTGTATAAATCAAATTAGTTTCTTTGTCAGAAAACTCTAACGTATTACTCTGGGATTCCTGCTCAAACAGTTGTACCTCAGGTGAATCATCTTCTAGCTTGGCAGAAAGATCCTGACAGTCATGCCTAGTGGGAAAAGAAATTTTACTGTAGGCCTTATAAATGCCTACATCTGTCTGTACAGTTTCATGGGAAGCAGTGCTATTTGTTTCCTTCAACAGAACACTTTCTTTTAAATCGTCCTTGCACAGATCACTTACAGAAAATTGCAACTGGTCCTTTTTCCACTTACTGGCTTTTGACGGAAttgtttctaatttttcttttgagaactCCTCAGAGGATGGAGCAATAGAATTGAAAACTGATGGATGACAGTGCTCAACATCAGCACTCTCTCGAGCTTCAATGTTACCCCCCACAGCAATTTCTCTCTGGATCTCAGCAGCCTCTTCAAATTCAGAGATGTATGACTTACTTGTACTATCATTTGTTTCCCCATCAGCAGTTTTATCACTAGATAATTCTTTCTTACTTAGCAGTGAGAGATGTCCTACTGGCATGGACTTGGAGGTGCAGTTCTTTACAAATCCAGTTCTGTGACCATAATTAGTCTGACTTGTCATGCTTTCAGGAAGATGCTTTTTTGAGGTTTCATTGATAATTCCATGGATTGCAGTACTGTTGTTGTCTAGTGACACATTTCTGAAGTCCAGATAACAGACGCTTTCCAGAACTGAACACATAACTTCAGAACTTTTTATGGAGAGCATTCTACAACTTCCTACTGATGATAACCTAACAGGTTCATTATGTCTACGTGGAAAAACGGTACAGAGGTCACAagtattgttttcttcattgtgATGATAAGTGTGACAATTATCAAGTGATGTATTGAATTCATTAACGAGATTTTGTCTAGGCAACTTTTCTTCTGTAGTCTCCAAAGTAGATACCACATTGCTCCCTGTTCTCAATGAGATGTCAGCATGGGCTTTCAACTCATTATATTCACTTATTTCTTGTGAGTGTTCTGTTGTTGATTCAACGTCCATAACTTTTAAAGGCTCTATGAAATCTAGCCTGGTGGTTTCTGAAACCTCAGCTCTAGCCATGACCGTGTCTATATTTGGGCATTCATCGCTCTCAGGTAGAAGACCTTTACTCACACTGCCATTCTGGTATCCTGCTTTACTAAATATTCTAGTCCCATCAGCCTTCATACCTTGTGCTTCTTCAGTAAGCTTTGGGAGAGTTTCAGCTGTCACCTGAACATTTGCTTGGTTTTCTCctgcacaagaaaaataaagcaaatcaGTACTATACAATGCATTTGGAAGGCATTTAGCTTACTATGTTTCTCTTGATGATATACACACTATTGTGTATAGTCTGTCTTGGTTATCAAAGCTTTTGAAGAAGTGAGAATTGAGGCTAGCAGTTCTAAtacaaatcattttaaaaaagcaaacaactccATCACAAACCTAATGTAACAAATGTAGTCCTTTTTAGTAAAGACATTCCACGTGAGCAGCAGATATCCTGTATTTTTCAGATTCCTCTGATAACGAACCAGAAGCAATACAGGTTGTGTAACTCAATGCATTTGAAGTCTTGGTCCATcataatatttatttgttacATCAAAGCTGGGTACTTTATCTCCCGTATTCTAGAAACATGGCATTGAGTtgccatttccatttcttcttccttgaagatattttttgtcATAAGAAATCTACAGGAGGACAACCTATATCTCATTCTGTCCAAACAATTTGGATTgttaataaacatttttgtaaaGTCATGAAGAGAATGACAAAGTTCAAAACTGAAAGTTGTTCAATATCCTTATATTCAAAACTTTACATATGCACTCATATTTCTGCACATCATTTTCATACTTCCAACTAAGGATCAAGACCAAATGGtattattaaaaagtaatattaCAGCAAATTAAGACAGGGAAGTTGGACAGGATGACCTTtaggagtcccttccaactcaaacaattctatgattctatgatttcctcATCAACAACAAGGcatgagagaggaaaaaaaaaaaaataattactagcTGTAGGCCAAGTGACAAAATCATTTGGAGCCAGAAAAATTACAGCTCATAATGAAACTAAGGATGAGTTTTACTATATTCTTCCTTTGAATTCTGGACTTGTAGTTTTctaaaaattagaaaatggATGAGTCCTATTTTTACATCTTTGTTATTACCACTGTTATGTAAGCCAGCTCTGAAGAATAAGGAAATGCAAAACGTCTGCTACCAACAAGAGCTTCTGGTTTGGGTAAGTATTCCAGCAAAATAACTAACACACATCTTTTCTGTAAAAAGTCTTTAGGAGAGTATACAGGCTATTGTAGAAAAGCGAAGGATGAAACTTTCATATTGTTTGAACAATGCAGAGAAATAGTTTCTACTGTAGAACAAATTCAGTGAGTCATCTTACAATTTTAAATCAACAAAAAGGAAtctgagagaaaagcaggggCACACAACACACACAACACACCACAAATACGCACCTTTTGCGCAACAGCTAGCTGAAGAATTCACCTCATGCTTGTTTAGATGAGGATCCTCCTGGAACATGACAAAAATTGAAGTGGATATCGAtcagttttctgaaacatttcaggGACTGCACCTGCTCACCTAGGTTAGCTCTGTCTGAGAACGACAAACCTCAGAACATGTAAGGCCTTCTACAGGCACTTGCCATTCCTTTCTGGCCCTATCAAtcaacagcagctcagcactgaacAGTGATGCATACAGAAGACATATTTAGCATTGTAAAATGCTGTTGTATTTAGCAGCAGAAAAGTATTCCCATGCAAGCAGCTAAAATGTAGGTAGTTTAAATGGAAATTGTTGCAAATATGAATCAGAGGAATAATCCAGTCTCCAAGCCTTCCCAGGCTGTTACTGTATGCTTTTGGTAAGATGCATGTCTTTCCTGTTATGTACTAGAACTTGCCTTCTACCATTCCCTCCCTTGGCTCAAAAACCACATATATCCAGAACAAGTGACTTaggttttggaaaaaaacacaaaaaaatcccaacccaATCCAATAAACCGTCTCAATATTTGAAGTACATGAGAGTTCATCTTGGAAACACGACTATGGAAAAACGAATTATTTTCACAACTCTTCAAATAAATCAAACatatcaaaaaggaaaatagatgtatttaaaatgacaaaatattttgctattctGCAACATTGTAAACCATGCAACGTATCCAGATAGGCTGGTGTATGTTCAGTcagcatacattttttttcccctcccctgtTCTTCTATATATAAAAACCCTGTttacaaacttcagaaaaatgatCAACAGGAACTAAAAAAATCTTGACGTTTTAATAAAGAGTTTTGCAACCCTTCAGTTGATGGTAAACTATTTGGCACATTTTTCAGCATGTCTTTgcctaaaaacatttttatcatCAGCCTTTGctacagaggaggaaaaataaaccatGACCTTGTGAGCTCCTTATTTGTAAGGGAACACTAACAGTTCACTAACTCTTGCTTTGTTACAAATTATAATtccaaaaatgaagaagaatcttcattttcagattaaaaCTGAAATCCTGTAGCATTAAAATAGTTACCAGACTGAAATAGCTGTTACTTAGCAGTTAGTACTTTGACTACAAATCATAGTTGTAAAATGTGCTGTATCCACAGAACACAGATATTGGCATAAGAGCTTTCTCagttgtttctttctcctttttagcCACCAGTCAGCTTTAGTCTTTTCTCTGTTACATACCTGCTTTCTTACCATTCCAGTGGTACTTAAAAAaaccttgatttttttaaaacaccacTGGTCTACTCAAATATAATCAGTTTTTCACTGGACCTATGATAATCTCTCTAAGGACACACGTGACTGAAGTCACAAATAAGTAGAAAATCACATGGACAAAATCCTGTGTGTTGTTGTGCCAACCTTAATTTCCAAATATCACacagatatgtttttttttcctaatttgctTACTTGTTTTAACCATTTTTCCCCAGGTTTTAGAGCACAGCATTCAGCGCGGCCCTCTTCAGTATCTTGTGCCTCTTTATCTCCTTGCTGGTATTCTCCACTAGAACAGTCTTGTTTCCAGcgagtttgtttgttttcttcatccttttcaGCACCTCCATTGTGTAGTAATTCTTTGGTAAGAGGTTCTGCTGGCTCCCAATGACCCTCTCTGACCACATCATCCACATGCGCTGCTTCCTCACCAAAGCCTTCTTCCTCCAAAGTCCTGTGGTGCTCTGATGACAGCTCACTACTGTGGGCCAGCTCAGGTGTGGACACATCAGGCTCTGCATCTAATCCAGCACCGGGCTCAGACACAGCCATAAGGCCAGCAGGGATGCTGAGCCCCTCGTGAAGGTCCTCAGTGCCAGTACAGGCAGAGGAGTCAAGGAGACATTCCACCCCAGATGAGAGCATGGGGGCAGCTGGAGGCCCACTGTCTTTCACAGTTTAccctaaaaataaaagcaacctTAAATCAACAAAGATAGGAGTAATCTCAGAAACGAAAGCTTTACTGTTCAAGGTTcaaagatgctcagagctggagcacccttcctatggagaaaggctgttgaagcttgtttagcttggagaagagaaggctccagggagactttACTGCAGTGCCTTTCAGTACTCGAGGGGcgcttataaacaggaggacCGACTTTTTACTCCATCTGAcagcgacaggacaagggagaacaGCTTTAAACTACGAGAGAAGAtataggttggatattaggtgAAAATTCTTCACTCACAGGGAGGTGAGACTCTGGAAAAGAAGAGCTGTgcgtgccccatccctggacgtGCCTGAGGCCAAGGGCAGCCCGACCTGGGGGCAGCAGCACCCGGCAGGGCTTGGGGCTGTAAGATGCCCTCCGATCCAACACCACCACGGCTCCGTGACCCTGTAACTTCAGGGGGCTGAGAGCTATTAGGGCACCCAGGCCAAAGCTTCGTTAACAGAGACCAGCACTGCCGAGCCACGCTTCTACAGCTCCAACTGCCAGGGAACCCCGAAAGCGCCGCAGCGCACCTGGCGCTCGCAGCACGCTCTACTTCCCGGCTAACCCGAAGCGACCTTTTCCCTCCTGTCACTTTTCGAAGCTTTCAGCTGTCGCAAAGCCGCAATCCCGCGGCTCTTCCAACCCTCAGAGGCGCTCCGCCCAGAGCCCCGCACCGCGGCGGGACGTGACGCGACGCACCGCCGGCACCGGGCCGCCCCCAGCAGCGAGGGCCCGACCCGACGCTCCCGGAGCCGCGGCAGCCGCACGGCACGCTCCGGACGCGGCTTTGTTCGACGCGCGGCCCGGCGCCTCCCAGGCCTCTGCAGCCCCGCGCAGCGGGACAAGGCGGCCCCACCCGGCGAAGCACGACCACCGCCCGTCCCGCCGCCGTTAcccgcggccgccccgctccTCGCCGCTCCACGGCCCGCTCACATCACTTCCTCATCCGGgcccgccgccccctcccccgCGCGGTACGGCCGTTACGATGGCCCCGCCCCCGGCT of the Lagopus muta isolate bLagMut1 chromosome 17, bLagMut1 primary, whole genome shotgun sequence genome contains:
- the PRR14L gene encoding protein PRR14L, whose product is MLSSGVECLLDSSACTGTEDLHEGLSIPAGLMAVSEPGAGLDAEPDVSTPELAHSSELSSEHHRTLEEEGFGEEAAHVDDVVREGHWEPAEPLTKELLHNGGAEKDEENKQTRWKQDCSSGEYQQGDKEAQDTEEGRAECCALKPGEKWLKQEDPHLNKHEVNSSASCCAKGENQANVQVTAETLPKLTEEAQGMKADGTRIFSKAGYQNGSVSKGLLPESDECPNIDTVMARAEVSETTRLDFIEPLKVMDVESTTEHSQEISEYNELKAHADISLRTGSNVVSTLETTEEKLPRQNLVNEFNTSLDNCHTYHHNEENNTCDLCTVFPRRHNEPVRLSSVGSCRMLSIKSSEVMCSVLESVCYLDFRNVSLDNNSTAIHGIINETSKKHLPESMTSQTNYGHRTGFVKNCTSKSMPVGHLSLLSKKELSSDKTADGETNDSTSKSYISEFEEAAEIQREIAVGGNIEARESADVEHCHPSVFNSIAPSSEEFSKEKLETIPSKASKWKKDQLQFSVSDLCKDDLKESVLLKETNSTASHETVQTDVGIYKAYSKISFPTRHDCQDLSAKLEDDSPEVQLFEQESQSNTLEFSDKETNLIYTLNVILPPLAQKSREPHCDECPFCTANEAASKDKVQDNLSGKELFGSSGKTEEQVAEFVLHKDKFTSSINPKTSDESSMTGNISQENKKSSEGKVESVENEHSNTWKCSNQTLKDQHTASTTSSILPSSTPVGDAVLNSNFFKADIEMKIENDSLEGEDSVGCNSKKTITFLEECCPLSCRSLPCQDDWGNRCVALHGINDISTEKSMFCLTYDAEEPPAILVDEISNKNMNKNMKSENVKQFDLCKLTDCSEIICDKDEAGKQFSMCAVHTHEFDKIRTVSSPKVPEGNWRSETGKQLLVRNLNKKNCVHNFEFCNSPLLLKMRELGTSGKKGMSSLTASSEYSFSICGACPLLNNMNMQTRHAIQTEMTVSPMENQFLAHQSEFYGLVHGRKQHVESLNKEPNTGLQYIATSAEEAKLSISSSQHEQILFKKGDDLTLLGHKHVREDGFQRTLKEDAVDFESSSGLTNADYSRCISFVSDGIQEKMTEVKESENGCGRADKGTHEESLPDSKSQCSQHGLSIKSVKDKVELVISRNARKRSLAKMKCLTGDQAVNVSFLPSSSIHGSLFYKPEMCVPSEMENKNLKIKSVSNNSCSQLMLEPGKENDANKGMGPSCFGKFNIQDSSNETHEDSETPSAPNLANSLLQKEKLFVSSENTDIGNSDSSSDEICWKGSSVTKPFSVTMYIKREASNTEIPSLEDEKAASSLKGARSFSVCACNKERQRDERHGVLTAKVMDVTLPKSADFGEKLKNACTEEKMEREVSHKKKLPVHSLLDGEDCLWASIEGLEESSSKTITLSTENYEKGFEEIPRPDLNSLSKERNAAKLTGSTDTSLLSEAVQDCQTADASDTETSPEFKYNEMNVLSNGCKESLPNYAVQCEVCVPYKLNAQSKDNAKEITGCQDTVAAHSVSVENETSDSVRRDKVEKCQARKRKKKCEGVKVHGSDKAKQEKKAAYKVKSKVAVHPSVLYSSELLCSSSNELVMSRNTKFESPSKEVFAVRSNENKLCSTLQEIKRPKITTDTISSCFLKTQDSEMENLNLKAGYNGILGAFGTRNKLRGPLPLKIQPGRTCKKVPTSYQLETVRKIRKSKSSTVLEPPSEMPPKQENTVLKSLYFASKSPTVKKEIAMRFVHMPRQKAKRCSLLSSLKFRKCTKEPALLSKLSALASKLLVPATSIHSLESLPYSSEILPAAARHSQRRSKNLLEAFSCINRNLHSRWADSWCTKMFSFQSLALYSMRSTKIPSLDSSNNSLSSFLDTPVLPISFHIKLDSSPVTDLTWTTSQHSVHHKLVLEEMPAPPSTWTFLLSQSCSGAAAIKEDSSQDHKLQSPLSVTTPGVVALHPDHGRNAIAERTGSCSMLGLHTVLALSSPGCYRIWTRRRNLTSHIPTIQRLFISQFTQGLKGGSNVPDDLVSSLPYSLGRALSMWSQHGPSACPSEITPLHSSHCKWQPSVGIENSYAILPHLPVQGMEALQTAGHEICLEPPFPLPLPKSCMLSEALPPMLPEPELQVHAPDAADSSTPDCFRSQDDTELKKTEPEERPKKVSQIRIRKTVPRLDHNLTPMGLPKPKRLKKKEFSLEEIYTNKNYKSPPPARSLETIFEEPKEKNGHLISVSQQKRKRILEFQDFTVPRKRKARGKMKAVGSFTRAKKAAPQSAELDALLSQKLMDLEEFFAKEDEQLLSSSTGGSHELKMVQ